Proteins from one Nakamurella multipartita DSM 44233 genomic window:
- a CDS encoding thiamine pyrophosphate-dependent dehydrogenase E1 component subunit alpha: MATKTKEAPAAAAADAADDLGSRDRDLLLRIYRAMVLTRAVEDRMVAMYKGGDLLGSLYTGHWHEGISVGAASTLRADDYMAPIHRDLGAHLYRGMDAWQVMASFMGKATSPTGGRDGTLHYGRLDLGHYNLPSHIPANFPVATGMAFAAKYRGQDKVCLAFCGDGSTSRADFHEALSMSSVLDLPNVFVIENNQFAYSTPISMQSKSMQFSDKAKAYGIPGVTVDGTDVLAVHDAVAEGVERARAGKGPSIVEGITMRMHGHAEHDPADYVPPAMFEEWSKKDPVELFEKRLVAAGVIDQATAEDTRKQARQAAIDARKKALADPMPTAENIEDGVYAD; this comes from the coding sequence ATGGCCACCAAGACGAAGGAAGCACCGGCGGCCGCGGCCGCCGATGCCGCGGACGACCTGGGATCCCGGGACCGGGATCTGCTGCTGCGCATCTACCGCGCGATGGTGCTGACCCGGGCGGTCGAGGACCGGATGGTCGCGATGTACAAGGGTGGCGACCTGCTCGGCTCCCTGTACACCGGGCACTGGCACGAGGGGATCAGCGTGGGCGCGGCGTCCACGCTGCGCGCGGACGACTACATGGCCCCGATCCACCGCGATCTGGGCGCCCACCTGTACCGGGGCATGGACGCGTGGCAGGTGATGGCCAGCTTCATGGGCAAGGCCACCTCGCCCACCGGCGGTCGCGACGGCACCCTGCACTACGGCCGGCTCGACCTGGGCCATTACAACCTGCCCAGCCACATCCCGGCCAACTTCCCGGTGGCCACCGGCATGGCATTCGCGGCGAAATACCGTGGGCAGGACAAGGTCTGCCTGGCGTTCTGCGGTGACGGCTCCACCTCGCGGGCCGATTTCCACGAGGCGCTGAGCATGTCCAGCGTGCTGGACCTGCCCAACGTGTTCGTCATCGAGAACAACCAGTTCGCCTACTCGACGCCGATCTCGATGCAGTCCAAGTCGATGCAGTTCTCCGACAAGGCCAAGGCCTACGGCATTCCCGGGGTCACTGTGGACGGCACCGACGTGCTCGCCGTGCACGACGCGGTCGCCGAAGGCGTCGAGCGGGCCCGCGCGGGTAAGGGACCCTCCATCGTCGAGGGCATCACGATGCGGATGCACGGGCACGCCGAGCATGACCCGGCCGACTACGTGCCGCCGGCGATGTTCGAGGAATGGTCGAAGAAGGACCCGGTCGAGCTGTTCGAGAAGCGGCTGGTGGCCGCCGGTGTCATCGACCAGGCGACAGCTGAGGACACCCGGAAGCAGGCCCGCCAGGCGGCCATCGACGCACGCAAGAAGGCCCTCGCCGATCCGATGCCGACGGCGGAGAACATCGAGGATGGCGTTTATGCCGACTGA
- a CDS encoding alpha/beta fold hydrolase, which yields MTTTANPAIGQSIEANGIRTNYLQSGSGEQTVVLVHGSGPGVTAYANWRLVLPVLGEDFTCYAPDMVGFGYSDRPADVEYSVQTWADQTVGFMDAMGIEKAHLIGNSFGGAIALRIATQHPDRVEKLVLMGSMGVPFEITEGLDTVWGYEGTIESMRKVLDFFAYSRDLVNEELAQVRHKASMEPGFHESFSSMFPAPRQRWVEAMTTPDDEIRKLTNRTLIVHGREDKVIPLETSLKLEQLIDNADLSVFSHCGHWSMIERTADFNRLVRDFFLGAPTKPVVTVEDE from the coding sequence ATGACCACCACGGCGAACCCCGCGATCGGGCAGAGCATCGAGGCCAACGGGATCCGCACCAACTACCTGCAGTCGGGCTCGGGCGAGCAGACGGTCGTTCTCGTGCACGGTTCCGGCCCGGGTGTGACGGCCTACGCGAACTGGCGGCTGGTGCTGCCGGTGCTGGGCGAGGACTTCACCTGCTACGCCCCGGACATGGTCGGCTTCGGCTACTCGGACCGTCCCGCCGATGTCGAGTACAGCGTGCAGACCTGGGCCGACCAGACCGTCGGCTTCATGGACGCGATGGGCATCGAGAAGGCGCACCTGATCGGCAACAGCTTCGGCGGGGCGATCGCGCTGCGCATCGCCACCCAGCACCCGGACCGGGTGGAGAAGCTGGTGCTCATGGGCAGCATGGGCGTGCCCTTCGAGATCACCGAGGGCCTGGACACCGTCTGGGGCTACGAGGGCACCATCGAGTCGATGCGCAAGGTGCTCGACTTCTTCGCCTACTCCCGTGATCTGGTCAACGAGGAGCTCGCCCAGGTCCGGCACAAGGCCAGCATGGAGCCCGGCTTCCACGAGTCGTTCTCGTCGATGTTCCCGGCCCCGCGGCAGCGCTGGGTCGAGGCCATGACCACCCCCGACGACGAGATCCGCAAGCTGACCAACCGCACCCTGATCGTGCACGGGCGCGAGGACAAGGTCATCCCGCTGGAGACCTCGCTCAAGCTCGAGCAGCTGATCGACAACGCCGACCTGTCGGTGTTCTCGCACTGCGGTCACTGGTCGATGATCGAGCGCACCGCCGACTTCAACCGGCTGGTCCGTGACTTCTTCCTCGGTGCGCCGACCAAGCCGGTCGTCACCGTCGAGGACGAGTAA